In a genomic window of Wyeomyia smithii strain HCP4-BCI-WySm-NY-G18 chromosome 1, ASM2978416v1, whole genome shotgun sequence:
- the LOC129717342 gene encoding uncharacterized protein LOC129717342, whose translation MKVMTFGATCSPSCAQFVKNTNAARFQQQFPRAVACIQKDHYVDDLLTSEENEDEAIQLASDVRFIHAQGGFELHNWLSNSNRLLETVSEAGAVEKDLNLISEMATEKVLGMWWSISLDTFTFKLSPKHDRELLSGQKIPTKRELLKTLMRIYDPLGLMAGFLMFLKILLREVWRAKTDWDAEIPPGLADKWMEWLKVLPQAERLSIPRCYRQNTTAAEDNVAQLHIFVDAGRDGLVAVAYLRFEQAGTIECALVGAKARVAPLKYVSVPRLELQAAVIGTRMAASIAAVHRVKISERYFWTDSRDVICWIISDHRRYSTYVAHRVGEILEATEPAEWNWISTRLNPADEGTKWQKIPDLTASGRWFTGPDFLKEPKNQWPVNKENVGTTDEEILSNVLHHYEYIPIIRFERFSRWKRLHRAVAYVLRYLSYRRRKVRSPPSAIPFTQEELQQSEWCIYHQVQKEAFPEEYNLLINRNAPETKSILAKSSKLYKLSPFVDHAGVLRMNSRIKSCQFIADSVKYPILLPKRHYLTDLIIADYHCEYKHLNHETVINEIRLKFHIPQLRAACKRVRYNCQMCKIQRAKPTPPMMAELPVARMAAFTRPFSYTGVDYFGPMSVVVGRRTEKRWGVLMTCLTVRAIHIEIAHSLSTDSCILALRNFVARRGAPIEIFSDRGTNFIGAGRILRDELQKVDQNKMMEHFVSPNTKWTYNPPAAPHFGRSWERLIQSVKKILDQIKPRQLPTDELLRNMLSEVEMIINSRPLTDVPIDADFLFPLTPNHFILGSSNGAKPPIAFNNNTVLLNNSWKASQAYADEIWRRFITEYLPTLTRRSKWFQQTRPIQVGDVAVIVDNRLPRNCWPKGRVIEIVRSEDRQVRRVTLQTSQGRLERPAVNIAILDVGSSSSKSDQGHDVLGGNVTLSVTNQHSASSPGATNSQYAY comes from the coding sequence ATGAAGGTGATGACCTTCGGAGCCACATGCTCGCCTAGTTGCGCTCAATTTGTGAAAAACACCAATGCTGCACGTTTCCAGCAACAGTTTCCACGAGCCGTAGCTTGTATACAGAAAGATCACTACGTTGATGATCTTCTGACTAGTGAAGAGAACGAAGACGAAGCTATACAACTGGCCTCAGACGTACGGTTTATCCACGCACAAGGAGGTTTTGAGCTCCATAATTGGCTATCTAATTCAAATAGGCTGCTAGAAACGGTCAGCGAGGCAGGCGCTGTCGAGAAAGATTTAAATCTCATCTCCGAAATGGCAACGGAAAAGGTCTTGGGCATGTGGTGGAGTATTTCGTTGGATACGTTTACGTTCAAACTTTCACCAAAACATGATAGAGAACTACTTAGCGGACAGAAGATTCCGACAAAGCGCGAACTCTTAAAAACACTCATGAGGATTTACGATCCCTTGGGATTGATGGCTGGTTTCTTAATGTTCCTTAAAATTCTTCTTCGAGAGGTGTGGCGTGCAAAAACAGATTGGGACGCAGAAATACCGCCAGGGCTGGCAGACAAATGGATggagtggttgaaagttttgccGCAAGCTGAGAGGCTAAGCATTCCCCGTTGCTATCGACAAAATACGACAGCAGCAgaggataacgttgctcaattGCATATTTTCGTCGATGCAGGACGGGACGGACTGGTCGCCGTGGCATATCTTAGATTCGAGCAGGCGGGTACAATAGAATGTGCCCTAGTAGGAGCGAAAGCTAGAGTTGCCCCCTTGAAATATGTGTCGGTTCCGCGTCTTGAGCTGCAAGCCGCTGTGATCGGAACACGCATGGCTGCTAGCATTGCCGCAGTGCACCGCGTGAAGATATCTGAGAGATACTTCTGGACGGATTCTCGGGACGTTATTTGCTGGATCATATCCGACCACCGACGATATTCTACATATGTTGCACACAGGGTTGGTGAAATATTAGAAGCCACTGAGCCAGCCGAGTGGAATTGGATTTCAACACGCTTAAATCCAGCGGATGAAGGCACAAAGTGGCAGAAAATACCTGACCTTACCGCATCCGGTCGTTGGTTCACCGGGCCTGATTTTCTCAAAGAACCAAAAAATCAATGGCCAGTGAATAAGGAGAATGTTGGAACAACCGATGAAGAGATTTTATCAAATGTGCTTCACCATTATGAGTACATACCCATAATACGTTTCGAGCGATTTTCTAGATGGAAGCGCCTTCACAGAGCTGTGGCATATGTATTACGGTATCTGTCCTATCGACGCAGAAAGGTTCGTTCCCCACCAAGTGCTATACCGTTCACCCAGGAAGAATTACAGCAGTCAGAATGGTGTATATACCATCAGGTGCAAAAGGAAGCTTTCCCCGAAGAATATAACCTTCTAATCAACCGCAACGcaccagaaactaaaagtataTTGGCAAAATCCAGTAAGCTCTACAAATTAAGTCCGTTCGTTGACCATGCTGGAGTCTTAAGGATGAACAGCCGCATTAAATCGTGCCAGTTTATTGCAGATTCGGTCAAATATCCTATCTTACTACCCAAACGGCACTATTTGACAGACCTAATAATAGCTGATTACCACTGTGAATATAAACACCTAAATCATGAGACAGTGATAAATGAAATTCGTCTCAAATTTCATATTCCGCAACTTCGCGCAGCATGCAAACGTGTCAGGTACAATTGCCAAATGTGCAAGATACAAAGAGCTAAACCAACACCTCCTATGATGGCGGAGCTTCCGGTGGCGCGAATGGCTGCATTCACTCGTCCGTTTTCGTATACTGGTGTAGACTATTTTGGACCAATGTCAGTAGTAGTCGGAAGAAGAACAGAGAAACGTTGGGGTGTTCTAATGACCTGTTTAACGGTTAGAGCTATTCACATCGAAATCGCACATTCTCTTTCCACCGACTCGTGTATCCTAGCCCTAAGAAATTTTGTGGCCAGGAGAGGGGCACCAATTGAAATCTTCAGTGATCGCGGTACAAATTTTATTGGGGCAGGACGTATTCTACGAGACGAGCTGCAAAAAGTGGACCAAAATAAAATGATGGAGCACTTTGTAAGTCCGAATACCAAATGGACGTATAACCCCCCCGCTGCTCCACACTTTGGGAGAAGCTGGGAGCGATTAATCCAATCGGTTAAAAAGATCCTGGACCAAATAAAGCCAAGGCAACTTCCGACTGATGAGCTACTAAGAAACATGCTGTCTGAAGTCGAAATGATAATTAATTCAAGACCGCTTACGGACGTACCGATAGACGCAGATTTTTTGTTTCCCCTAACACCGAATCACTTCATCCTAGGGTCTTCCAATGGTGCCAAACCCCCGATCGCATTTAATAACAATACAGTTTTGTTAAACAACTCGTGGAAGGCGTCGCAAGCCTACGCAGATGAAATCTGGAGACGTTTTATCACGGAGTATTTGCCAACACTCACGCGAAGATCAAAGTGGTTTCAACAGACGCGACCAATACAGGTAGGCGATGTTGCCGTCATCGTAGACAACCGCCTTCCAAGGAATTGTTGGCCGAAGGGACGAGTTATAGAGATCGTCCGTTCTGAGGATCGACAAGTACGGCGAGTAACATTGCAAACATCCCAAGGAAGATTGGAGAGACCTGCAGTGAACATCGCAATCCTGGACGTCGGTTCCAGTTCGAGTAAGTCGGACCAAGGCCACGACGTACTGGGGGGGAATGTCACCCTGTCTGTGACGAACCAACATTCAGCGAGTTCCCCTGGTGCTACCAATTCACAATATGCCTATTGA